The Ananas comosus cultivar F153 linkage group 6, ASM154086v1, whole genome shotgun sequence genome segment TGGCAATCTTGTGCAATTTGATAGACAATGCTGGACGACTCGAATGCCGTCCATCATCAAGAAGCAACAAAAGCTTGACATGCCAAAAAATATAGTAAAGCCAATAATCGATATAGGAGCGCATTGTGACCCTacgtaaaatttcaaatttcaacaaatcagcAATTTAATACTTGATCTCATTAATTACCAGTACGAGCAGCCGCAGTGCATCTCAAACAATCTAACAATCACTATACTTTCATtgcttattttcaaatttagaaaGGTAATTTACAAGCAGTATGaggagtaaaaaaatatatatacatgcatactaCATAAACCTCACATATTATAAGTTTGCTTTTATGAACACTGTATGCAAGCTATCTCACGGTTGTACtcacttatggtttctttttagAGGACGCTCTCTCCTGCTCCATTTTCACAAATAAGCCTCCATCATACACAGCTCTTATGGTCTCCTTCTGAAGGAGCCCATCTTTATCCTTGCAGAGAAGGTACAGGATCTTCCACTCTGTCCACGCAGCAACCCTGCGACGAACATGAAAACCGGAGACAAAATGatgaatattaatttttgtgGACTTTTTCaagtattgatttttttatgtTAGATGCagaattatatagatatatataccaTCCACCGTAGTCTCTAGGAATTCGGTTCCCTTTAAGCATCTCATTCAGTTCTTTGGATGTTAAGGCATTCGGATTGGTGTGCGCATGCTTCTTAAAGATCTCATCGAACTTTTCAGGAACAAACCTATAGATacataaatcatattattctgaAAATGCTGAGCAAGAAAAACAATACTAGTAGATGAAGCAGGGATGATTTGTGTTAAAGCATGATGCTCGGAAGTTTCTACGGTTGCGGGAAATTGTACCTTCCCTCGGCATCGTAGACGCCTGAATCACTCCCGTGTTTGCCTTTCTGAATGTTCTTTACGTAGATAGGAAGGAGGGGTGATGGACATGTCCCCTGCAATTTTTTTCTAGCTACTTAGGAAACTCACTTGTTGAAATGCGCGTCAATCTAACGATAATACTAGAGTGGAGATTGTATCTGAACATTAAGAATAAAGTTTGAGGCGCTGGAGTGACAAATAGAGAATTTTCCTTTCGCGCAGAATAAAAACTATGCTTGCATAACTTCTGTACCACTTCAATATGTTGGGTTGCATTTAGTTTGCTCGTGTTCGACATCGACAACAATCTAAGAAAATTTAAGGTCTCGTTGGAAATGTTTCAGCATCTGAGACCTGATTTCTATTAATGAACCTGATGGGACCAATTGGTCGAGTCGGGTTTGGATGGTTTGGCTTGATCTCGACGCAAGTTGCGCCCCTGATTCATGCACGCATAGTATCAAAAATTTCACTATCAGAGAGCCCTTTTCCTTAAT includes the following:
- the LOC109711325 gene encoding probable peroxygenase 4, which encodes MASSSSDVGSEGEMTPLQKHVAFFDRNKDGLVYPWETYQGFRAIGCGVALSSASALLINGFLGPKTRLGTCPSPLLPIYVKNIQKGKHGSDSGVYDAEGRFVPEKFDEIFKKHAHTNPNALTSKELNEMLKGNRIPRDYGGWVAAWTEWKILYLLCKDKDGLLQKETIRAVYDGGLFVKMEQERASSKKKP